A single region of the Triticum dicoccoides isolate Atlit2015 ecotype Zavitan chromosome 2B, WEW_v2.0, whole genome shotgun sequence genome encodes:
- the LOC119366244 gene encoding actin-related protein 8-like isoform X2 produces the protein MASTLLRRVWGTVLARAGPRDPDASSSSPRRRGAPAASAAAEYGSLGALDAVPIDVLAQILRLLGPGDAARSVAVCRTWRLLASDNALWAFFLSLGPDPWDLVVFAETHLAAGPAEPRSVYFGTVRVPPQLSFKRIYGQRALVPGSIIVDGGSGYCKYGWSKYAAPSGRCATFLEFGNIESPMYARLRHFFSTIYNRMHVKPSARPIVVVLPLCHSDDTEAARASRRQYKETLYSVLFDMNVPAVCAVDQALLALYAARRTSGIVVNIGFNVTTVVPIFQGRVMREIGIETVGQGALKLTGFLKELLQRRNISFESLYTVRTIKEKICYVAADYEAELCKNTQASCEVDGEGWFTLSEERFKMAEILFQPQIGGVRAMALHKAVSLCMDHCYNTEVLRDHSWFKTVVLAGGSSCLPGLPERLEKELHKLLPPYISEGIRVLPPPFGTDTAWFGAKMIGTVSTFSDAWCINKKQFRQKSRHSGSSLASAWR, from the exons ATGGCGTCCACGCTGCTGCGCAGGGTGTGGGGCACCGTGCTGGCCCGCGCGGGGCCGCGCGAcccggacgcctcctcctcctccccgcgccgccgcggcgccccggcggcgtcggcggcggcggagtaCGGGTCCCTGGGCGCGCTCGACGCCGTGCCGATCGACGTGCTGGCGCAGATCCTGCGCCTGCTGGGCCCCGGCGACGCGGCGCGCTCCGTCGCCGTGTGCCGCACCTGGCGCCTCCTCGCCTCCGACAACGCGCTCTGGGCCTTCTTCCTCAGCCTCGGCCCCGACCCCTGGGACCTCGTCGTCTTCGCCGAGACCCACCTCGCCGCCGGCCCCGCCGAGCCCCGCAG CGTCTACTTCGGCACCGTTCGCGTCCCGCCGCAGCTCTCCTTCAAGCGCATCTACGGACAGCGAGCGCTCGTCCCCGGCTCTATCATAGTCGATG GTGGATCAGGCTATTGCAAGTACGGCTGGAGCAAGTATGCTGCTCCTTCTGGGCGTTGTGCTACTTTTCTG GAATTTGGTAACATTGAGTCCCCTATGTATGCAAGACTTCGTCACTTTTTCTCGACAATCTATAACAG GATGCATGTAAAGCCTTCTGCGCGACCAATTGTTGTTGTCCTTCCCCTCTGTCACTCCGATG ATAccgaggctgctagggcctcaagaAGGCAATACAAGGAGACATTGTACTCGGTTTTGTTCGACATGAATGTTCCTGCTGTTTGTGCTGTTGATCAA GCACTCCTAGCTTTGTATGCTGCTAGACGAACCTCTGGTATTGTTGTCAACATTGGATTCAATGTCACAACCGTTGTTCCCA TCTTTCAAGGTAGGGTGATGCGTGAGATAGGCATTGAAACTGTGGGGCAAGGTGCTCTGAAACTTACTGGATTTCTAAAGGAGCTATTGCAGCGAAGGAATATTTCTTTTGAATCACTGTACACGGTTCGGACAATCAAGGAG AAAATTTGCTACGTCGCGGCTGATTATGAAGCAGAACTATGTAAAAACACACAAGCTTCCTGTGAGGTGGATGGTGAAGGGTGGTTCACTCTATCAGAAGAAAGATTCAAGATGGCAGAAATCCTTTTCCAGCCCCAGATTGGAGGAGT TCGTGCTATGGCTTTGCACAAAGCAGTATCTCTATGTATGGATCACTGCTACAACACAGAGGTGCTCCGTGATCACAGCTGGTTCAAGACGGTGGTTTTAGCTGGTGGATCGTCGTGCTTACCTGGTTTGCCAG AGAGGCTCGAGAAAGAGCTCCACAAACTTCTTCCTCCATACATCTCAGAAGGAATAAGGGTTCTGCCTCCTCCATTTGGCACAGACACCGCCTGGTTCGGTGCAAAGATGATCGGCACT GTGAGCACTTTCTCGGACGCATGGTGCATAAACAAGAAGCAGTTCCGCCAGAAGTCACGCCACAGCGGTTCATCTTTAGCGAGTGCATGGCGATAG
- the LOC119366244 gene encoding actin-related protein 8-like isoform X1 yields MASTLLRRVWGTVLARAGPRDPDASSSSPRRRGAPAASAAAEYGSLGALDAVPIDVLAQILRLLGPGDAARSVAVCRTWRLLASDNALWAFFLSLGPDPWDLVVFAETHLAAGPAEPRSAVPCHCVRSVYFGTVRVPPQLSFKRIYGQRALVPGSIIVDGGSGYCKYGWSKYAAPSGRCATFLEFGNIESPMYARLRHFFSTIYNRMHVKPSARPIVVVLPLCHSDDTEAARASRRQYKETLYSVLFDMNVPAVCAVDQALLALYAARRTSGIVVNIGFNVTTVVPIFQGRVMREIGIETVGQGALKLTGFLKELLQRRNISFESLYTVRTIKEKICYVAADYEAELCKNTQASCEVDGEGWFTLSEERFKMAEILFQPQIGGVRAMALHKAVSLCMDHCYNTEVLRDHSWFKTVVLAGGSSCLPGLPERLEKELHKLLPPYISEGIRVLPPPFGTDTAWFGAKMIGTVSTFSDAWCINKKQFRQKSRHSGSSLASAWR; encoded by the exons ATGGCGTCCACGCTGCTGCGCAGGGTGTGGGGCACCGTGCTGGCCCGCGCGGGGCCGCGCGAcccggacgcctcctcctcctccccgcgccgccgcggcgccccggcggcgtcggcggcggcggagtaCGGGTCCCTGGGCGCGCTCGACGCCGTGCCGATCGACGTGCTGGCGCAGATCCTGCGCCTGCTGGGCCCCGGCGACGCGGCGCGCTCCGTCGCCGTGTGCCGCACCTGGCGCCTCCTCGCCTCCGACAACGCGCTCTGGGCCTTCTTCCTCAGCCTCGGCCCCGACCCCTGGGACCTCGTCGTCTTCGCCGAGACCCACCTCGCCGCCGGCCCCGCCGAGCCCCGCAG CGCCGTGCCGTGCCACTGCGTACGCAGCGTCTACTTCGGCACCGTTCGCGTCCCGCCGCAGCTCTCCTTCAAGCGCATCTACGGACAGCGAGCGCTCGTCCCCGGCTCTATCATAGTCGATG GTGGATCAGGCTATTGCAAGTACGGCTGGAGCAAGTATGCTGCTCCTTCTGGGCGTTGTGCTACTTTTCTG GAATTTGGTAACATTGAGTCCCCTATGTATGCAAGACTTCGTCACTTTTTCTCGACAATCTATAACAG GATGCATGTAAAGCCTTCTGCGCGACCAATTGTTGTTGTCCTTCCCCTCTGTCACTCCGATG ATAccgaggctgctagggcctcaagaAGGCAATACAAGGAGACATTGTACTCGGTTTTGTTCGACATGAATGTTCCTGCTGTTTGTGCTGTTGATCAA GCACTCCTAGCTTTGTATGCTGCTAGACGAACCTCTGGTATTGTTGTCAACATTGGATTCAATGTCACAACCGTTGTTCCCA TCTTTCAAGGTAGGGTGATGCGTGAGATAGGCATTGAAACTGTGGGGCAAGGTGCTCTGAAACTTACTGGATTTCTAAAGGAGCTATTGCAGCGAAGGAATATTTCTTTTGAATCACTGTACACGGTTCGGACAATCAAGGAG AAAATTTGCTACGTCGCGGCTGATTATGAAGCAGAACTATGTAAAAACACACAAGCTTCCTGTGAGGTGGATGGTGAAGGGTGGTTCACTCTATCAGAAGAAAGATTCAAGATGGCAGAAATCCTTTTCCAGCCCCAGATTGGAGGAGT TCGTGCTATGGCTTTGCACAAAGCAGTATCTCTATGTATGGATCACTGCTACAACACAGAGGTGCTCCGTGATCACAGCTGGTTCAAGACGGTGGTTTTAGCTGGTGGATCGTCGTGCTTACCTGGTTTGCCAG AGAGGCTCGAGAAAGAGCTCCACAAACTTCTTCCTCCATACATCTCAGAAGGAATAAGGGTTCTGCCTCCTCCATTTGGCACAGACACCGCCTGGTTCGGTGCAAAGATGATCGGCACT GTGAGCACTTTCTCGGACGCATGGTGCATAAACAAGAAGCAGTTCCGCCAGAAGTCACGCCACAGCGGTTCATCTTTAGCGAGTGCATGGCGATAG